In Truepera sp., the sequence CTCGACGCCTTGACCACCCCCGAGACGCTGTGGGCCAGGTTCTTGATAGCCCTCTTCATCGGCGGCATCATGGCGGCGTTGTTCGGCGTGATCGTCGGGTTTCCGTCCCTGAGGTTGAGGGGCGACTACCTCGCCATCGTGACCTTCGCCTTCGGGGAGGCCATCAGGCTGCTCGCTTCCACGCCCATGATGTCGTCGTTCACGAACGGCGCTCTCGGGTTCGCGGGCGTGCCCTCCTCGTTCGGCAAGAGCGTGTGGTGGACGTTCGGCCTCCTCGCCATCACCATCTTCGTGATGGCGCGGCTCAAGTACTCCTCTTACGGCAGGGTGCTGCAGGGCATCCGGGAGGACGAGATCGCGAGCGAGGCCATGGGCGTCAACACCTCGTATCACAAGGTCCTGGCGTTCGCCATCTCCGCGTTCTTCGCGGGCGTCGCCGGCGGACTCTGGGTGAGTTGGGTGGGCACGGCGCGCCTCGACCTCTTCCTCTTCTTCTTGACCTTCTACTTCCTGGTGGCCATCAGCGTGGGGGGAACGGGTTCGATCACCGGCGTCCTCCTGGGCACCGCGCTGGTCGTCTGGGTGAGGCAGTACGGCGACCCGCTCGAGCAGTCGTACCCGTTGAGCACGTGGGTGGTGGCGGCCGGGGCCGTCCTCGTGGCCCTCGCGGTGATCGCCTACATAATCCGGCGCACGCGCAGGCTCAGGCCGCAGCTGAACCCGCTCGTCTACGTGCCCGCGCTTCTCGGCGTCGGCCTGGCGTTGTTCGGCCTTTATGGCAGCGATCTGGCGAGCCTGCAAACGAGGTGGCAAGGCTTCGGCATGCGCGCGATCACGCTGTCCGTCGTGCTCATCGCCATAATGATCCTGCGCCCTTCGGGCATCATGGGGCGCCGGGAGTTCAGCTGGGCCTGGCTCTTCCGCGAGCGGTTGGACGAGCCCACCGAGGAGGAGAAGCGCCAGGACGCGTGGCTCTCCAACCCGGCGCTAGCCGGCAAGCAAGAAGATGCCGACGACAACGAGGAGGTGAAGCCGTGAGCATGCTCGAGGTGCGCAACGTGAGCAAGGCCTTCGGCGGCCTGCAGGCCATCTCCGACCTCTCCTTCGAGTTGGGGAAGGGCGAGATAGTCAGCGTGATCGGCCCCAACGGCGCGGGCAAGACGACGGTGTTCAACCTGATAACGGGGGTGTACCAACCCGACTCAGGCGACATCCGCTTCGAGGGCCATAGCCTCAAGGGCCTACGCCCCAACGCCATCGTCGACCGAGGGGTGGCCAGGACCTTCCAGAACCTGCGGCTCTTCACGAAGCTGACCGTTCTCGAGAACGTCCTCATACCGCAACACCACAAGCTGAAGTCCACCTGGGTGTCGTCGGTCTTCCGCACTCCCGGTTACCTGAAGCAAGAACTCGTGATGCATGACCTGGCGCTGGAGAAGCTGGCCTTCTTCGGGCCACGCCTGATGGGTTTCCGGTTGCACCAACCCGTCGAGGTCCTCTCTTATGCCAACCGCCGCCGCACCGAGATGGCTCGTGCCATGGCGACGGGCGCGAAGCTGCTGCTCCTCGACGAGCCGAGCGCCGGCATGAACCCCAAGGAGACGCGCGAGATCACCGAGATCATCCGGCGCATGCGTGACGAGGGTGGTTACACGGTCTTGCTGGTCGAACACAAAATGAACCTGGTGAAAGACATCAGTGACCGCGTCATAGTCCTCGACTACGGCAGCAAACTGGCCGAGGGCTCGTACCACGACGTGGTCAACGACCCAGCCGTGATCGAGGCGTACCTGGGTAAACGCTCCGACAAGACCAGTCCGGTTGCCCGCGCGCAGGCCGCCGATGGCATGGTGGCGCATGGTCCCACCGACGAGGAACGACCATGAGCGACGGGGCGCAGGTCCACGAGCCGCTGCTCGAACTGAAGGGCGTGACGACGCATTACGGCCCCATCCGCGTGCTGCACGACGTTGACATGGTCATCTATCCGGGTGAGATGGTGTGTCTCTTGGGCGGCAACGCTTCCGGTAAGAGCACGACGCTCAAGACCATATTGGGCATCGTGGGCCTCAGCGAGGGCGAACTCTGGTTCCGCGGTGAGCGCGCCGATGCCCTCAGCACGTCGGACCGGATCGCTCGTGGCATGGCGGTCGTTCCCGAGAACCGCCGCATCTTCCCGAAGATGACGGTGAGGGAGAACCTCGAGATGGGCGCCTACTTGCGCAAGCGCGGTGGTGAGACCGAGGAGGACCTCGCCTACGTCTTCGAACTGTTCCCTCGGTTGGGGGAACGGCTTCACCAACAGGGCGGAACCATGAGTGGGGGAGAACAGCAGATGCTGGCCATGGGACGCGCGCTGATGAGCCGGCCCAGGCTGATCCTCATGGACGAGCCGAGCATGGGCCTGGCGCCGCTGTTCGTGGAGCGCATCTTCGAGATCATCAAGCAAGTGAACGATCGCGGCATCAGCGTGTTCGTGGTGGAGCAGAACGCCAACGTGGCACTGTCCATCGCCGATCGCGGCTACGTGCTGCAGACGGGCGAGGTCGTGTTGTCGGGCCCGGCCGGCGAGTTGTTGGCCGACGAGGGCATGAAACGGGCGTACCTCGGCGAGACCTGAGAACCTGTGTACTCTCATCTGCAAGCAGCGTAGGAACAAGCGCTGCCATGTGATATTGGCCCAACGCGGCGAACTGGTGGTAGATTCGGTCCCTACCCGCTACTTCTAGCGCTCACGCGCATGAATTAGCGGTGATAG encodes:
- a CDS encoding branched-chain amino acid ABC transporter permease, with protein sequence MKPPLDGAPPVPAPAAYVPHYTKRRTRNTLLTLGGLALTVLVLLLVDGGTSSKLKQVFALFAIWGIATVSLNLVNGVTGILSLGHHGFMLVGGYTTGLLILPAATRETLASSARSNLSDFSIGLSVENMLRGVGLDALTTPETLWARFLIALFIGGIMAALFGVIVGFPSLRLRGDYLAIVTFAFGEAIRLLASTPMMSSFTNGALGFAGVPSSFGKSVWWTFGLLAITIFVMARLKYSSYGRVLQGIREDEIASEAMGVNTSYHKVLAFAISAFFAGVAGGLWVSWVGTARLDLFLFFLTFYFLVAISVGGTGSITGVLLGTALVVWVRQYGDPLEQSYPLSTWVVAAGAVLVALAVIAYIIRRTRRLRPQLNPLVYVPALLGVGLALFGLYGSDLASLQTRWQGFGMRAITLSVVLIAIMILRPSGIMGRREFSWAWLFRERLDEPTEEEKRQDAWLSNPALAGKQEDADDNEEVKP
- a CDS encoding ABC transporter ATP-binding protein, which produces MLEVRNVSKAFGGLQAISDLSFELGKGEIVSVIGPNGAGKTTVFNLITGVYQPDSGDIRFEGHSLKGLRPNAIVDRGVARTFQNLRLFTKLTVLENVLIPQHHKLKSTWVSSVFRTPGYLKQELVMHDLALEKLAFFGPRLMGFRLHQPVEVLSYANRRRTEMARAMATGAKLLLLDEPSAGMNPKETREITEIIRRMRDEGGYTVLLVEHKMNLVKDISDRVIVLDYGSKLAEGSYHDVVNDPAVIEAYLGKRSDKTSPVARAQAADGMVAHGPTDEERP
- a CDS encoding ABC transporter ATP-binding protein — protein: MSDGAQVHEPLLELKGVTTHYGPIRVLHDVDMVIYPGEMVCLLGGNASGKSTTLKTILGIVGLSEGELWFRGERADALSTSDRIARGMAVVPENRRIFPKMTVRENLEMGAYLRKRGGETEEDLAYVFELFPRLGERLHQQGGTMSGGEQQMLAMGRALMSRPRLILMDEPSMGLAPLFVERIFEIIKQVNDRGISVFVVEQNANVALSIADRGYVLQTGEVVLSGPAGELLADEGMKRAYLGET